CCAGGGTCAACTTCCCCACCTTCCGGATCAATCGGGGCTGAGCCTCAGCGCAGGGAATTTCTTAATCCCTTCGAACGTTAGACTTAACGAATGGCACCCTCACTCGTCTCAGACGTCGAAAAGCGGTCCTCAGGGGTAACCGACACCTTTGGGCGGCCGCTTCGCGACCTGCGCATCTCGGTGGCCGACCGGTGCAACTTCCGCTGCATCTACTGCATGCCGAAGGAGATCTTCGGCAGCGACTACCAGTTCCTCGACCGCAAGGAGCT
This window of the Actinomycetota bacterium genome carries:
- a CDS encoding radical SAM protein, translating into MAPSLVSDVEKRSSGVTDTFGRPLRDLRISVADRCNFRCIYCMPKEIFGSDYQFLDRKELLTFEEIERLARVFVGHGIEKIRLTGGEPLVRRNLENLI